Within Candidatus Atribacteria bacterium, the genomic segment AAGCATATAGTATCTATTGTCGAGTTAAGAAAGAGAAGAAAAGAAACAAAAAAGAGAAAGAAAAACAAGAAACATAATTATTCTTTTTTATTTTAGAAAAAAAAGAGGAATTTTATTAGTTTTGTAGAATATTAATAAAAGAAACATAGATACATAAAAGAAGGGAAATTTGATGTGAAGATAGGATTATATCCTCTGGTTTCAGAGATACATAACGAAGAATATATTGACCGCACTTTGCAAGGATTTTTAGCAGATGTTGAAGATAAATTAGGTGAGAAACTGAAAAAAATTGACTTAAAGGATTTTAACCGCAAAGATTATTTCTCTCTTATCTTTATAAAATCCGGCGGAGTTGAAGCGAAATTTAAAGAGATTTTTAAACAAATTAAGGAACCTTACCTACTTTTATGCAGCGATTTACATAATTCTTTAGCCGCTTCTTTGGAGATTGCCTTATTTCTAAGGCAAAAAGGGGAGAAAACCGAAATAATCTATGGAAATAGTGATTATATTGCCAAGAGGATAAAAGAACTTAGAAAAATATTTGAAGTCAAAAGAAGATTAGCTTCAACTAAATTAGGAGTGATTGGCAGACCATCCGATTGGCTGATAGCCAGTGATGTAGATTATGATAAAATTAAAAATGCCTTAGGTATTTCTTTAATAGATATTCAAATGGATGAATTAGTAAAAGAAATTGAGCAAAATTACCATTTCGACCATCCGAAATTAAATGATATTAAAAGGAAAGCATTTGATAGTAAATCAATTGAAGGAGCACTGAAAATTTATAGCGGGTTTAAAGCTATCGTAAAAAAATATAAACTTGACGGTATTACGGTAAGATGTTTTGACTTGCTGGGAATTTATAAAAATACCGGTTGTCTTGGTATGTCATTATTAAACGATGAAGGAATTGTTGCCGGATGTGAAGGGGATATCCCCGCACTTATATCTATGACTATATTACATTTTCTGACTGATAAGCCTGTTTTTATGGCTAATCCTTCCAGTGTGGATATTGATCGAAATGAAATCATTTTAGCTCATTGTACCGTGCCTTTAAATATGTCTGATGAATTTTATTTAAAAACTCACTTCGAATCAGGTTTGGGAGTGGGGATAAAGGGGAATATCAGGAAAGGGGAATCCACCGTTTTTAAACTTTCCGGGGATGGTAAAAACTATTTTGTATCCGGGGGAGAAATTATTGAAAATTTAAATAGCGAGAATTTGTGCAGGACTCAAATAAGAGTAAAAATGAATGAGGACGTAAAATATTTTTTAAAAAATTTCATTGGTAATCACCATCTGATTTGCACTGGAAATTATACTGAAATTGTAAGAGAATTCTTTAAATGGTAAAAGTAAAATAAAATGAAATAGAATAAATAGGATGTGTCCCTATTTCTTTGCTATTTCTTTGAGGAGAGAGAATGGGAGATATTATGCGGCCAATTCCCTTTAAGCAGTTGCTCCATTGGGTAACTGAAGAATATCGATTGCAATGGACAATTTTTGGTATACCGGAAGCTCAATTTTTTATTAAGGAAAATGGGAAAAACATTCAAATATTTGATGAAGGCTGTGCTACCCCTGTAGGACCGGCAGCTGGTCCCCATACCCAATTGACCCAAAATATTATCGCTGCCTATTTGACCGGGGGACGCTTTTTTGAGCTTAAGACCGTACAAGAAATTGATAACCTGCAATTTGAGAAACCCTGTATTGATGCACGAGATGAGGGCTACAATACTGAATGGTCTACTGAACTTTCCCTGGAGCAGGCCTATGACGAGTATGTTAAAGCCTGGATATTACTTCATTTTATAAAAGCAGTTTTTGATATGCACATTACCTCAAAACAGTCTTTTATTTTTAATATGAGTGTTGGCTACGATCTAAAGGGAATCAAAACACCGCCTATGGATGCATTTATTAATAACTTAACCGATGCCTCCCGACATCCTTTATTTAAGCGTTACTTAGAGGAATTAAGTGCTTTTATTGGGGAGACGAACTTTTCAGAAGTTTTGCACATGAAAGGAAAGGTCAAAAATCCGGAAAATATTGCCAGGACAATTCCCCCCTGTATTAGCCGTTCTGTAACACTATCCACCATGCATGGATGTCCACCCAAAGAGATTGAATCTATCTGTAAATATCTTATGAAAGAAAAAGGGCTCCATACTTTTGTAAAATTGAATCCTACTCTTCTTGGTTATAAATTAGTCAGAAAAATATTAGATGAGCTTGGATTTAATTATATCAATATTAAAGAATCTACCTTTACTAATGACTTGCAGTGGGATGATGCGGTTGGGATGCTGAGGCGACTTTTAAAAACTGCTCATGAATATGGTCGTAATTTCGGAATAAAACTTTCTAATACTTTGGGGACGATAAATCCCGGTAGTATCCTTCCTGGGACAGAGATGTATTTATCAGGACGAGTTCTCTTTCCTATTACCATTACTTTAGCTTCTCGCTTATCGCGTGAGTTTACGGGAACTCTCCCCATATCTTACTCAGGAGGGGCATCTCAACAAAATGTCTATCAGATCTTTAAAACAGGGATTAAACCAATTACCATGGCCACAGAACTTTTAAAGCCTGGCGGTTATATGAGAATGGCAGAAATAGCCCGAAAATTAGAACCAATAGTCGAAGAGAGAAGATATCCTAAAATTATTGATACGGAAAAACTTGATCGATTAGCTGAAGAGTCCCTTCAGGAGAATTATTACCGGAAAGAATGGAGAGGGACAAAAAAAGTATCGGTTAAGCAAAAATTAAAGCTAATAGATTGCTATATTGCCCCTTGTGTTATTCCCTGTCCCATTTCTCAGGATATCCCAGAATATATTCGATTAACCGGTCACGAACAATACGATAAAGCCCTGGAATGTATTTATTTAAAGAATCCTCTTCCCAATATCACCGGCCACATTTGTGATCACCAGTGTATGTACAACTGCACCCGTCTTGACTATGATGGAGCAGTGAATATTCGTGAAGTCAAACGAATTGCTGCAAAGTATGGTAAAAAAGATGTACCTTATGATGGTGATAGTAAAGTAAAACAATTAGATATAAAAGTTGCCATTATCGGAGCAGGTCCGGCAGGACTTTCAGCAGCCTATTTTCTTGTAAAAGGCGGGTTGAAAGTGTCTGTGTTTGAAAAACAGGATTATCCCGGAGGGGTAGTAAACTATATATTGCCAAATTTTAGAATTCCTGCATCTGCCATCAAAAAAGATATTTCCTTTATTAAAGCCCTTGGCGTGGATTTCCAATTTGGAATATCAGAAGAATTTTCTATTAGTGATTTGCATAACCGGGGGTATAAATATATTTTTATCGGAATCGGCGCGGAAATTTCCAAGAAGCTGCCGCTAACTGGAGATAATGGTCATATCTATGAAACCCTGGATTTTTTGAGATCTTTCAACAAAAATCCAGAGTCTCTTAAAATTGGTCAGCAGGTTGCGGTAATAGGTGGTGGGAATACCGCAGTGGACAGTGCGCGGGCAGCTCTAAGAGTGAAAGGCGTAGAAAAAGTATTTATTATCTACCGCCGTACCGAAGAGGAAATGCCGGCAGATAGAGAGGAGTATAACCTGGCCCTTGAAGAGGGAGTGATTTTTAGGCCTCTCTTATTACCAGAATCATTCTCCAAAAACGGTATTTTGAAATGTCGTCGAATGGTTTTAAGTGAACCTGATTCCAGTGGTCGCCGGCGTCCTATCCCCACCGAGGAGTGCGAAGAGATAACTGTTGACTCAGTAATCATTGCTATTGGAGAGGTTAGCGATTCCAAATTATTATCGGCATACGGATTAAAGATTGAAAAAAACAACAGACCGTACGCACAACCGGAAACCCTTGAAACTAATCTTAAAAATGTTTTTATCGGTGGCGATGCCCTTCGTGGTCCTTCTAGCGTAGTTGAATCTATTGCTGATGCCCGTAGAGCAGCAGAGGCTATTATCAAAAAGGAGATACCAAACTGGAAGGACAAAGAGAAAGATCTTAAACCAGATTTTGATAGAACACAACAGATTGCCGAGATTTATAATAAAAAAAATCGTCTTATCCTTCCAAAAATAGCCGAAAATGATAGGAATATAGCCGAAAATGAAGCAGGAAGGTGTCTTGAGTGCAATGTTATCTGTAATAAATGTGTGGATGTTTGTCCCAACCGGGCAAACGTAGCGATTGAGATTGACGGGAAAGAGCATGTTAAAGATGCCTATCAGATTCTCCATCTTGATGCTTTATGCAACGAATGTGGTAACTGTGCCACCTTCTGTCCCTATGATGGTAAGCCATATCAAGACAAGCTGACTCTTTTTACGACAGAAGAGGACTTTAAGAACAGCACCAATAATGGATTTTGTATCACAGATGCTTCTGATGAAAAATTTATGACCCTAAGATTAAAAGATTATCTACGGAAGCTAAAAATTAATAAAAATAATGAACTAATAATGCCTGGGGATTTTAAATATCCAAATAATTATGATCTTAATGAACTTAAAAAGATTATCATGGTAATATGCACTGTTTTAAAAAATTACGGTTATTTAGCTGGAATTTAGAAAGTGGAGGATATAGTTTATGGAAGAATTCTCACCAGGATTACAAGGGATTGAAAATTTTTCTGGAGGTGAGCACAAAAAAAGTCAAAAGGCTCTACCCGGTCATTATTTTGCTCCGCAGAAAATAGAGGAGGCTTTAGAAATATTATCCCAACGCGGAAGGGACACTAAAGTAATTGCCGGAGGGACTGACTTGTTAGTTCAATACTATGACCGGCTCTATGAAATTGGCATCTGGTTAGATTTAAAAAATATTAAAGAATTAAAAAATATACGGATAAATAAGAATGTAATGGAAATCGGAGCGATGGTTACCCACACCCAATTAGAAAATTCAGTATATATTAAAAAATATTATCCGGTTTTATGCCAGGCAGCTGCCGATATCGGTTCTCCCCAGATAAGAAATCGGGGAACTATTGGCGGGAATATTGTAAATGCATCTCCTGCCGGTGATCTCTTAGCCCCTTTAATGGCTTATAAAGTTCAATTCAGGTTACTTTCTATTAAAGGGGAAAAGATAATACCAGCGGAAGAATTTTTTATCGGACCAAAAAAAACGATTTTGAGGGCTGATCAGCTACTAAGTGAAATCATTCTTCCCTTATCAGAAAAACATACTTACGGAAGTTGGATCAAAATCGGAAAAAGGAAAGCCTTAATCATTGCCACAATTACTCTGGCTTTGATAGTGAGAATGGATAAGGACAATGAAATAATAGAAGATGTAAGTGTGTGCCTTGGCTCCGTAGCACCGACTCCTATAGAAATAAAAGAAATAAAGGGAAAAATGATAGGTAAAAAAATCAAACAATTAGATTTCAATCAATTAGGCCAAATAGTGGAAGATAAAATTTCTCCCATTGATGATATTAGAGGAACCAGAGAATATCGTAAAGATGTAGCTAAAAATATAATGATTAAAGCTTTAGAAGAGATAGATTCAGCATGTGGAGGTGGTATAAATGAGTGAGTTAGAAATAGTGCTAACGATTAATGGTAAAAAAAGAAAAGTCAAGACCACTACCTCAACCCGTTTGCTGGATCTAATAAGAGATGACCTGCATCTTACCGGGACCAAGGAAGGATGCGGAAAAGGTGAGTGCGGAGCTTGCACTGTAATAATGAATGGTGAGCTGGTGGCTTCCTGCTTGGTATTGGCTCCTCAGGCGGATGGCGTTATTATTACTACCATTGAAGGAATAAGCCATGGAGAAAAATTACATCCTATTCAAGACGCTTTTATAGAGACAGGAGCAGTTCAATGCGGCTTTTGTACCCCGGGTATGATTTTAGCCGCCAAAAAATTACTCGAAGAAAATCCCTATCCTGATGAAGAGGAGATTAAGCGAGGTATCTCCGGAAATCTCTGCCGTTGTACGGGCTATCAAAAGATTATTGATGCTATTAAATTAGCCGCAAATAGATTGTCCGTAAGCGATAATAAGAGAGGTGAAAAAGATGCCTAAAAGATATGTAGGTAAAAATATTTACAAAGTAGATGTCAGGGATAAAGTAACCGGTAAAGCGATATACCCTGACGACATTTATTTTGAGGATATGCTGTACCTAAAAATTAAGAGAGCCACCCATCCTCATGCCTTTTTACGCAGCATAGATACCAGTAAAGCGGAAAAATTACCGGGAGTAGTTAAAATTATTACTGCTGCCGATATCCCTGAAGTGAAAAATTTTGGTTTAATTATTAAGGACCAACCGGTTCTGGTGGGAATTAATCAGAAAATGTGTTATATGGGAGATGCCCTGGCCATTGTTATCGCGGAGAGCAAGGAAATCGCATCTCAGGCAATAGGATTAATTGAGGTAGAAGTAGATGAATTAGAAGTAATATCCGATCCTCTTAGAGCTATGGAAAAAGACGCTCCGCCGATTCATCAGGACAGCAATATCTTAGCTACCCATTATTTAAAAAAGGGGGATATAAATAAGGGTTTTTCCCAAGCAGATATCATTGTAGAGAATGAATATAGGACCACTTCTTTAGATCATGTCCCTCTTCAAGTAGAGGCTGGTGTCGGGATTTTTGATCCGAAAACCGAAATGATTAAGCTCTGGGTGGCTACTCAATGGCTTCATGATAGTCAAGCAGATATTGCTCAATCTTTAGGTCTTTCCAAAGAAAAAATAAGGATAATCCAGCCGGTTATCGGAGGAGCTTTTGGTAAAAAGGAAGATATTTCTGTACATATACACCTTGCCTTAGCAGCTATAAAAACTAAAAGACCGGTAAAATTAACCTATACCAGAGAAGAATCAATGATTTCTCAATCTAAGAGACATCCTTTTATTATTCGGATGAAAACCGGTGTTACCAATCAAGGTTATTTAACTGCCTGCCAGGTAGTGGTAATCGGTGATACCGGAGCCTATGCTTCTAGTGGACCGGCGGTAGTGCACAAAGGTATGTATCATTGTACCGGTCCCTATAATGTAGATAATGTAAGTGGAGTCGCGTACACTGTTTATACTAATAATACTTATTGCGGGGCGATGCGCGGTTTTGGCACTACTCAGATGGCCTTTGCTTATGAGTCCCAGATGGATATCCTATCTCGAAAATTAGGGAAAGACCCTATTCAGCTCCGTTTACAAAATGCCTATTGCTTCGGTTCTTCTACACCCAATAATCAGATATTGACTCATAGTGTGGGGGTAAAAGAGACTATTAAAGGAGTAGCGGTTATAGTTGGTTGGAAGGAGGCAAGGCAATGAAAAAAAGTGGAAGAGGAGTAGCTACTATTATGTTCGGTTTTGGTTATGGAGAAGGATTTCCTGATCATTCCATTGCTTCAGCAGAAATTATAGATGGAGGGAAGATTTTAATTAGAACTGCTGCTGCTGACGTAGGCCAAGGTGTTTTAACTGCACTGACTCAAATTGCTGCAGAAGTTTTAAAAGTGAAACCGGAAGCAATACATATTATTCCCGGGGATACTCATTTGACTAAAAATTCCGGTTCTTCTTCCGCAACCCGACAGACCTTTTTTACCGGGAATGCAGTTAAAGAAGCCTCAGAAGGATTATTAAGTAATATTTATCATTATGCGAGTTTAAATTTTATAACCAATCATGTTGATTTAAAAATACAAGATGGTTAT encodes:
- a CDS encoding xanthine dehydrogenase family protein subunit M; this encodes MEEFSPGLQGIENFSGGEHKKSQKALPGHYFAPQKIEEALEILSQRGRDTKVIAGGTDLLVQYYDRLYEIGIWLDLKNIKELKNIRINKNVMEIGAMVTHTQLENSVYIKKYYPVLCQAAADIGSPQIRNRGTIGGNIVNASPAGDLLAPLMAYKVQFRLLSIKGEKIIPAEEFFIGPKKTILRADQLLSEIILPLSEKHTYGSWIKIGKRKALIIATITLALIVRMDKDNEIIEDVSVCLGSVAPTPIEIKEIKGKMIGKKIKQLDFNQLGQIVEDKISPIDDIRGTREYRKDVAKNIMIKALEEIDSACGGGINE
- a CDS encoding aldehyde oxidase, whose product is MPKRYVGKNIYKVDVRDKVTGKAIYPDDIYFEDMLYLKIKRATHPHAFLRSIDTSKAEKLPGVVKIITAADIPEVKNFGLIIKDQPVLVGINQKMCYMGDALAIVIAESKEIASQAIGLIEVEVDELEVISDPLRAMEKDAPPIHQDSNILATHYLKKGDINKGFSQADIIVENEYRTTSLDHVPLQVEAGVGIFDPKTEMIKLWVATQWLHDSQADIAQSLGLSKEKIRIIQPVIGGAFGKKEDISVHIHLALAAIKTKRPVKLTYTREESMISQSKRHPFIIRMKTGVTNQGYLTACQVVVIGDTGAYASSGPAVVHKGMYHCTGPYNVDNVSGVAYTVYTNNTYCGAMRGFGTTQMAFAYESQMDILSRKLGKDPIQLRLQNAYCFGSSTPNNQILTHSVGVKETIKGVAVIVGWKEARQ
- the ygfK gene encoding putative selenate reductase subunit YgfK, translated to MGDIMRPIPFKQLLHWVTEEYRLQWTIFGIPEAQFFIKENGKNIQIFDEGCATPVGPAAGPHTQLTQNIIAAYLTGGRFFELKTVQEIDNLQFEKPCIDARDEGYNTEWSTELSLEQAYDEYVKAWILLHFIKAVFDMHITSKQSFIFNMSVGYDLKGIKTPPMDAFINNLTDASRHPLFKRYLEELSAFIGETNFSEVLHMKGKVKNPENIARTIPPCISRSVTLSTMHGCPPKEIESICKYLMKEKGLHTFVKLNPTLLGYKLVRKILDELGFNYINIKESTFTNDLQWDDAVGMLRRLLKTAHEYGRNFGIKLSNTLGTINPGSILPGTEMYLSGRVLFPITITLASRLSREFTGTLPISYSGGASQQNVYQIFKTGIKPITMATELLKPGGYMRMAEIARKLEPIVEERRYPKIIDTEKLDRLAEESLQENYYRKEWRGTKKVSVKQKLKLIDCYIAPCVIPCPISQDIPEYIRLTGHEQYDKALECIYLKNPLPNITGHICDHQCMYNCTRLDYDGAVNIREVKRIAAKYGKKDVPYDGDSKVKQLDIKVAIIGAGPAGLSAAYFLVKGGLKVSVFEKQDYPGGVVNYILPNFRIPASAIKKDISFIKALGVDFQFGISEEFSISDLHNRGYKYIFIGIGAEISKKLPLTGDNGHIYETLDFLRSFNKNPESLKIGQQVAVIGGGNTAVDSARAALRVKGVEKVFIIYRRTEEEMPADREEYNLALEEGVIFRPLLLPESFSKNGILKCRRMVLSEPDSSGRRRPIPTEECEEITVDSVIIAIGEVSDSKLLSAYGLKIEKNNRPYAQPETLETNLKNVFIGGDALRGPSSVVESIADARRAAEAIIKKEIPNWKDKEKDLKPDFDRTQQIAEIYNKKNRLILPKIAENDRNIAENEAGRCLECNVICNKCVDVCPNRANVAIEIDGKEHVKDAYQILHLDALCNECGNCATFCPYDGKPYQDKLTLFTTEEDFKNSTNNGFCITDASDEKFMTLRLKDYLRKLKINKNNELIMPGDFKYPNNYDLNELKKIIMVICTVLKNYGYLAGI
- a CDS encoding (2Fe-2S)-binding protein, which produces MSELEIVLTINGKKRKVKTTTSTRLLDLIRDDLHLTGTKEGCGKGECGACTVIMNGELVASCLVLAPQADGVIITTIEGISHGEKLHPIQDAFIETGAVQCGFCTPGMILAAKKLLEENPYPDEEEIKRGISGNLCRCTGYQKIIDAIKLAANRLSVSDNKRGEKDA